A region from the Cellvibrio sp. PSBB006 genome encodes:
- a CDS encoding FadR/GntR family transcriptional regulator: MNMLDAGRNLTYQLTHQLGAAIIQGHYAVDKTFPTEAELSQQFNISRSVTREAVKMLTAKGLIASRPRQGIRVMPSTHWNMFDPDVLAWTLNSRPSLELLKEFTQLRLAIEPEAAALAAENYQEEARIKPIGVALARMKSADEGKDDPLEADIDFHCSILAASNNRFFFQLRDFIQVALRVSIASTNQLKGVLNANYDDHKKIYDAICAGKPDAANAAVRSLLLEAQQLINNSISSRKS, from the coding sequence ATGAACATGTTAGATGCCGGGCGTAATCTTACTTACCAACTTACCCATCAATTAGGTGCTGCCATCATTCAGGGGCACTACGCCGTCGATAAAACTTTTCCCACGGAAGCGGAGTTATCACAGCAATTTAATATCAGCCGCAGCGTCACCCGTGAAGCTGTCAAGATGCTGACCGCCAAAGGCCTCATCGCATCCCGCCCGCGCCAAGGCATTCGCGTGATGCCGAGCACCCACTGGAATATGTTCGATCCCGATGTGCTTGCCTGGACTCTGAATTCGCGACCATCCCTGGAATTGCTGAAAGAGTTCACCCAGCTGCGTTTGGCTATTGAGCCGGAAGCGGCTGCGCTGGCAGCGGAGAATTATCAGGAAGAAGCCAGAATCAAGCCCATCGGTGTAGCCCTGGCGCGCATGAAAAGCGCTGATGAGGGAAAGGACGATCCTTTGGAGGCCGATATCGATTTTCATTGTTCAATTCTTGCTGCAAGCAATAACCGCTTCTTCTTTCAGTTGCGGGACTTTATCCAGGTAGCCCTGCGCGTGAGTATTGCAAGCACCAACCAGTTAAAAGGCGTGCTTAACGCCAACTATGACGATCATAAAAAGATCTACGACGCGATCTGCGCCGGTAAACCGGATGCCGCCAATGCGGCGGTGCGTTCGCTGCTGCTTGAAGCCCAGCAACTGATCAATAATTCCATCAGCAGCCGAAAATCCTGA
- a CDS encoding SDR family NAD(P)-dependent oxidoreductase, protein MYSYSTHQGYTRYASLASRTVFITGGASGIGASLVEAFAVQDAAVAFVDIDQQAADTLCAELVAKGLKRPWFALCDVSDIEALRASIVAAQQALGDITVLINNAANDQRYDVRTLTEQQWLDGLAINLHPAFFAAQTVHAMMIAQGGGSILNISSINTQFGPPNLASYITAKAGMLGITKALATDFGNDNIRVNSILPGWVATPKQLEKWLTPEQEQEWMKRVCLKKRLGAHDVAKMALFLASDDAAMITSQQFVVDGGRA, encoded by the coding sequence ATGTACAGCTATTCGACCCATCAGGGCTATACGCGCTATGCCAGTCTGGCGTCTCGCACGGTATTTATTACCGGGGGCGCCAGCGGCATCGGTGCCAGTCTGGTGGAGGCCTTTGCCGTACAAGATGCAGCAGTGGCTTTTGTAGATATCGATCAACAAGCCGCTGACACACTATGTGCTGAGTTAGTGGCAAAGGGTCTCAAACGCCCCTGGTTTGCGTTGTGTGATGTGAGTGATATTGAAGCCTTGCGCGCGAGCATTGTTGCAGCACAACAGGCGCTCGGCGACATCACTGTGTTGATTAATAATGCGGCCAATGATCAACGCTACGATGTTCGCACATTGACAGAACAGCAGTGGCTCGATGGCTTGGCCATTAATCTGCATCCGGCCTTTTTTGCTGCGCAAACCGTACATGCCATGATGATTGCCCAAGGGGGGGGATCGATCCTGAATATCAGTTCGATCAATACTCAATTCGGACCGCCTAATCTCGCCAGCTATATCACGGCCAAAGCGGGCATGTTGGGAATTACCAAGGCACTGGCAACGGATTTTGGCAACGATAATATTCGCGTGAATTCCATCTTACCCGGCTGGGTAGCAACACCGAAGCAATTGGAGAAATGGCTGACGCCGGAACAGGAGCAGGAGTGGATGAAACGTGTGTGCCTGAAAAAACGCCTCGGTGCTCACGATGTCGCCAAGATGGCTCTGTTTCTTGCCTCCGATGATGCAGCGATGATCACCTCTCAACAATTTGTGGTTGATGGTGGCCGCGCGTAA
- a CDS encoding sodium/sugar symporter, whose translation MAVFCLYGVALVFIAWWVSREKAGHQKNAEDYFLAGKSLPWWAIGASLIAANISAEQIIGMSGSGFAIGMAIASYEWMAAITLIIVGKYFLPIFLAKGIYTMPQFLEDRYDHRVRIIMAVFWLGLYTLVNLTSILWLGALAINAITGFDITYGLVFLAVFSIVYSIYGGMKAVALTDIIQVVLLIFGGFLVTYLSLDKIAAGEGAWQGFTMMLAQVPEKFDMILEPSNPNYIDLPGLSVLLGGMWIMNFSYWGFNQYITQRALAAKSLQEAQKGIAFAAYLKLLMPIIVVIPGIAAAVLAPELERPDQAYPEMMKLVPHGLLGITFAALVAAIASSLGSMTNSIATIFTMDIYRQIIDRNASENKTVVIGRSVAILSMIIAVIIAQPLLGNLPQAFQFIQTFTGFFTPGIVVIFLLGFFWKKTTGTAALVAAVGSFVLSALFHFFWPSLPFIDRVGIVFILCVLLAVIISLASGGKVQEKAVDLQGIEFKTEASFNIATLGVVLILIALYAAWW comes from the coding sequence ATGGCGGTGTTTTGCCTTTATGGCGTAGCATTGGTCTTTATTGCTTGGTGGGTATCCCGCGAAAAAGCTGGTCATCAAAAAAACGCAGAAGATTATTTTCTTGCTGGTAAATCCCTTCCCTGGTGGGCAATCGGTGCCTCGCTGATTGCGGCCAATATTTCCGCTGAACAAATTATCGGTATGTCCGGGTCAGGCTTCGCCATCGGTATGGCAATCGCCTCCTATGAATGGATGGCGGCGATAACCCTGATTATTGTCGGTAAATATTTCCTGCCGATTTTCCTCGCCAAAGGCATTTATACCATGCCGCAATTTTTGGAAGATCGTTACGACCATCGTGTGCGCATTATCATGGCCGTATTTTGGCTTGGCCTGTACACCCTGGTGAATCTGACCTCTATCTTGTGGTTAGGTGCATTGGCCATCAATGCGATTACCGGTTTTGATATTACCTACGGCCTGGTCTTTCTTGCAGTTTTTTCAATTGTGTACTCGATTTACGGCGGTATGAAAGCTGTTGCGCTGACCGATATTATTCAGGTGGTATTGCTGATCTTCGGAGGCTTTTTGGTGACCTATTTATCGTTGGATAAAATCGCGGCGGGTGAGGGAGCCTGGCAAGGTTTTACAATGATGTTGGCGCAAGTGCCAGAAAAGTTTGACATGATTTTGGAACCATCGAATCCCAATTACATTGATCTGCCCGGTTTGTCAGTACTGCTTGGGGGTATGTGGATCATGAACTTCTCTTATTGGGGTTTTAACCAATACATTACACAGCGCGCACTGGCGGCCAAAAGCTTGCAAGAAGCACAAAAAGGTATTGCATTTGCGGCGTATCTGAAATTATTGATGCCGATTATCGTGGTTATTCCCGGTATTGCTGCGGCGGTTCTGGCTCCCGAATTAGAGCGACCTGATCAGGCTTATCCGGAAATGATGAAGTTGGTTCCTCATGGTTTGCTGGGTATCACCTTTGCTGCATTGGTTGCGGCCATCGCCTCATCTCTGGGCTCAATGACCAACAGTATTGCAACTATTTTCACCATGGATATTTATCGGCAAATTATTGATCGCAACGCTTCCGAGAACAAGACGGTGGTTATTGGTCGTTCTGTTGCGATCTTGTCAATGATCATTGCAGTGATTATTGCCCAGCCGTTGTTGGGTAACTTGCCGCAGGCTTTTCAATTTATCCAAACCTTCACTGGCTTCTTTACGCCAGGTATTGTGGTTATCTTTTTATTAGGCTTCTTCTGGAAGAAAACTACCGGCACAGCGGCACTGGTCGCTGCTGTGGGTTCATTCGTGCTGTCAGCATTGTTTCATTTTTTCTGGCCGAGTTTGCCTTTTATCGACCGCGTAGGCATTGTCTTTATTTTGTGCGTTCTGCTAGCGGTTATTATTTCGCTTGCTTCTGGCGGTAAAG